TTTCGCGAAATGGCATCCTATAATGAGTGACCATTTCTTGGCCCATGTTTCCAGCCATGAATTTCCTAATCCTGCTCGCCCTTGCGTGCTGCGCGCTGGCGGCTCCGGACCGGTACAAAGTCAAGATATACGAAGACTACAACGCTGTTCCGTTGTCAGAGATCGAGGGGATCGTGGACTGTCTGGTGCACGAGGTATCCTGTACACCAGTGAGGGATGCTTATCGCGGTAAGACTAGCGTAGAGCGTACTTGAAATGTAAGCAAGATCTTGCTCTAGCAATTCCACTCAGGATTCCACTCAGGCTGGGATCACGGTATAGGCACCGCAATGTACCTGGTATTCTGAGTCAAATCAATTCAAGCTTGATCTAGCAATTAGCCGCTCCGGACAAATATAAGTAATTTTCGCCGACCTTTACatacagaaaaatataatataggtaagtaAGTCATGAGCTATATTTGTTGTAGTTTAATAGGTTATAGGggaatatttatgtaaaatattaaaatagttcCACTATCCAACCTGAAGTAAGTTGGAAGATGGTGCATAAAATTATCAAGCTTGGGTGGTGGATGGCTAATGGTTAatttggaagataggaataagcatagtaaaaggagaagtaagttatcttcaatacaaactacaaaggcaccgcgcgcggcttgtatgtgtgcgccatagtatcaatgcgtcgccacgtacggcgcgcgcggtgcctttgtatgaagataacttaatTCCCCTCCTTTTATTAtggaataagtcaattttgtCGCCCTTAattttttgccgctctgggctgGGCTTggccttagatcgggccctgaaTGTAAGTCATGCTTCAGAATGAACGGGACATCTCAAAACAAGCGTTTAGCAACACTTAGGTACTTCTGTTATGTTTTGTCGAGGTgagcagtggcggatttacaaatttgtcGCCTGTAGGCTTTTTAATTGTTTGCCGCtcctataactgacctttgacattcaatacgttagtttagttcacaatcatatcccaccaaaaccattttttgaaattttttgctgagacgaccacacaaggaccttgtgcggtagcgaaacggcgaagccatacctacatatttcctggtatgtagaatttagGCCgttagagttaggccgtgtagattcagaatcttggctctacatgagaccTCATATTTTCAGacctttttcacagggtaaaccgtaaaccATAAGTCGGTCGTcccggcaatattttacaagaaatattttggtgggattttttatttctgtaagataaaaatggagcaaaatttgccgcccctctgccgtcctaggctccagcctacttagcctcaGTGGCGGCGTAGCATGGTTTGGCACCCGGGGCGGGTTTCTAGCACCCCCTAAATAAAACGACAATTAATACTAAATGTGCTTACATTTACATGACTTTATTTCACTAAAATGTGTGATTACATTATCAAAAATTTACTTTCAGCGGGGCTacaatggtcacatttagcaattcctctcaatcaattcagcaaatgaattgccaaaactgtcaaactgactaatgtcaaatcagtacaaaaatacagaaatgaattgcaagcaaagttgcattttgtgattttagaaaaatgaatcataatatgatttatatcatgattcttcaaagcgaccattttagccccgccggtcttttcaatctatactaatattaaaaagcggaagggtttgtttgtttgtttgaacgcgctataTAGGAACTAGGCTATAggcgatatttttttaaaagagacGTAACTGTTGACGTAAGCAGAGTTTTAGGTTGAACAACACCAAAATATGTAATTAGAATGACATCCATCGCTTTGTAACGATGCTCTATATTTTCTTAATCTGTCAAGACATTCTAACATAGCTCTCTGCAACTCTTCTGGCTAgcataaattgaccctaagctgCACGAGTTAGTTGTCACCCCTTGATACTAGGCACCCGGGGCGgaccgcccccccccccccccccccccttacgCCGCCACTGCTTAGCCtattggcacagaatatatattagtagtgccATTTTTTACCATTGGTGAATCCGCCACTGGAGGTGAGGTTATCAGAGGCCTCTCATTTCTGGAAAGTCTCCCAAGCctaagataatataatttttcacGTCAACTTTCATTCACTAGGAAGAATCAGAAAGGATAGTCGTCATCAATAAAATATGAGTAATTTAACATTGAAATTTTGCGTGTCAAAACTAAAGATTAGTTTTGAAAATTGAATGATCAATTAGGTAATAAGTGCATCCCATTATGTACTTAGGCATACTCGTCATGTTGTTTAATATCTGGTTAATTCCAGCGGCGTACCCCGAAGTGATGATCAACGCTTGCCAATACTGTACGGAGGAGCTGAAGCAAGGCGGATACCACTTCTACAACCGCCTCAGCAAAGACCTGCCAAAGAAGTACGAGGAGTTACGTCACCATTTCGACCCCGACAACAAGTATTTTGACAACTTCTATAGGGTTCTAGAACAGAGCGTTAACAAGAATAAAGTTtgaaattgttgttttttttttaagtaaagttGACCTAGCCATGATGTAATCGGGCAGATTTGTATTCAGTAAGCTGGAGTTTTGAACTCAGCTgggaataatcggccaagtgcgagtcggactcgcgcacgaagggttccgtaccgttatagagaaaaaataggctaaaaatggtgttttttgtatgggagtcccccttaattatttattttatttaaatattattattatttattaaagtaaacatatatttaaggcctttgtgaaaatttcaacctgttatcattattgataacgagcaaaaagggccaaaaaatcacgtttgctgtatgggagccccccttaaatattaatattattttgttttagtatttgttgttatagcggcaacagatatacacaatccgtaaaaatttcagaagtctagctatagcggttcttgagatacagcttggcgacagacagacagacagacagacggacagacggacagacaacgaagtcttagtaatagggtctcatttttaccttttgggtacggaatcctaaaaattataaaagatatGTTCTGACTTCTGTTTACTAAACTATAAAAGGTAATTATGTTCTCTTTCAGAGGCAAGGTCTAACTTAAAAGCTAAGGACTTGCCTCTGAATGAGGGACTTATCAGTAATCAGACAGAGATCGGCTTAAGCGTTCTGGCAGCGGTCAGTTTTACGTTCTTTGTATTACGTTACATAAATATACTCACGCAGCGTTCTGACCGCgtccataaacttataatatactgtcgtagtttatggaccgcgtcagaattgctcctgtgtgactgaccgctcgaactgaatgcgaacgcagaacgcttgaacgcgtgaccgctctctatACGATAACGATAGGTCCTTTAGTCAATAGGGCACTATGACGTCTTATAGATTAGTACagacctggatgaccgagctttgctcggtatagcaaacactcattgacttcgtgttacttaacaacgccatcttctggaatagctttagctgttgttgtgtcgttatagcaattagttgctcaaaaatagtattattattattcttcttcttcttcttttattaatGGCAAACAATCGCTTAATCGCTTTTTAGCAACATtctgccagtgtcaagtatggaaagtaaaaaatatatatatatatatatatatatatatatatatatatatatatatatatatatatatatatatatatatatatatatatatatatatatatatatatatatatatatatatatatatatatatatatatatatatatttaaatatatatttaaattaatcataACAACGAGAACGGAAcatgataaattataattattgcttgAGCCAATAGAcatcaggaagagtcatattttgcagtttatcgattattatcgataaaacacgaataaaaagacattttctgaaaatgattcctagctagatcgatttatcgccccgaaaccccatacggctctaacgattttcatgaaatttattcatgaaaatcgctggagccgattccgagattccaattatatataaatatacaagaattgctcgtttaaagatgtaAGATTGAACCGCCTAACATAATATCGTTTCGGAGGTCTAtggcttaataataattaagtaataatattattattatagtaatatttGCATATTATCGTTGCATCAAACCAGAAATAGATAATTAAGTTTTTCATCAGTAACTACAGTAACTACATTATAGTTACAAATACTTAATTGGTACTAACCTTGACTGCTATAAGTGGATAAGGTCAATTAATATTCATAACAAGTTTAACATTTGAATCGGataatagcaacaggtgagactgtttacatataataatattatattttattagtttcaaTAATGTAATTTGCACAATAAATAGAAAACTCCTAGAAAGTATGTAGAATAAAGTTTTGTTTGAAGAGTTTagaccatagacttataatatatactgtagcattataggtttatggtttagactttagagtaaGAACTCCACTAACGCAATCCTAAGGTGCCATTTAAGTAAGATTTATATTCAGATTATTTAGAAGATAACATAGCTTAGTAATAGATAAATAGCGACTGCAtagtgcataataataataaataataataaatacgttTATTTCTCCCACAACAAGTacattaagaaaataaaaacaaaattaaaaatatgacatacataatattatatagacttGTGTGGGAGACAGGAGCCCAAACTAGGTTACCCTGTGCCTTGGGACTCCTGGCTCCCCCTCTCTAGTTCTCTTAACTAACTAATGACTTAATTATTTACAGTGAGTTTGCAATACATAAAAGGCGACTCGGCGACTCGGCGAGTGGCGACTTTGACGCCAAGTGTGCGGAGCTTCGaacaaaatatacagggtgtaacaaaaataagtgataatactctagggtgtgtacgtattccttgtagagagttcactgtgaaagtagcagcgctgaaagaccaatttttttttttcacttttgtatggggaaactcgtgatgctcgggcccttgcccatacaaaagtgaaaaaaatttcgactttcagcgctgctactttcacagtgaactctctacaaggaatatgtacacaccctagagtattatcacttatttttgttacacactgtatatgaaaATTGTCGGCCGTAGTCTGTCGTCGCGTCTAGTCGTCGAGCTGTCGCTGTCGTCTGTCGCCTAGTGTGCGCCTACACTTTATATACTTGTATGAATCTTGTACGTGGTGCGTCTGCATCGGCAATACCTAAgtcctaaataatataatacgtcaaataataattgtgatctgtcacaACTCAGAATACACCtctttagaagtcggttaaaaaactattaagtgtagatggaggagaactatctctgtatgtaaaatgtgtccgctgaaatgcgttaaattagggtggcgctacagtagcgacagggtaaattttaaatcatttagcagcttttatttcagctatttaggattatatttttcaaaatatattggtattaacccagtaattctgtgactcggctattcggttaacttcaatttatattttgtcaccaacggctacattcattccataccctttgctgcagctagcgccactcttggaagatttttcaacttttatttactgcgtacagctggacactttttcaaatatccctcatataagatagttcttctccatctacactccatattAAAAACCCAACATTACAATTGACAGACCCTTCCACCATGTTCGCTCTGCTGTCTATTCTGCTGACGCTGCAGCTCGTAGTCAGTGACGACTACCACGACACGTTAGATGGTATAGTGTTCGAGGAGTACAGCACAGAGCAGCTGCGAGACTTCCTGCACTGCATCCTGGATAAGGGACCCTGTAGTGACGTCGTTGCTAGTTATAAGAGTAAGTTTTAAAATCTGTATTTTTCGTCGCATACTTAGGCGTTAGCATGGCTTCATTTATGCTCTActttatgtttaaataaattgttaagtTTTTATGTTGTATTAATCCCTGTCTTTCAAATCAAGAagttaaattcaaaatttttaaaagtttagtttcttatctatataatattacttaggagttagggggcgtccacaaatttcGTGTGgtgtttttttgaattttttgacccttgaataaagagttatttatttatttacgtacaatctggatgaGATGTTAACCATAgtcatagaggaaaataatacacgggGCATGTTAACTTTGTTGAACGACTTAATTTAATGGACTTCGGCCTCAGGATTTCGGCATACAGTACTAAAATCCATAGTCCACcaagtggactaaaaatgatatagggtaatgtatttttaatttctgtTTCTTCTTCTCTTCTAGAACACTACCCAGACGTGGTACTCGAGGAGTGTGTCCGCTGCAGCAAATGCCAGAAGCACATGGCAGTTGTGCTGTTCGACCGCATGAGAGCTGAGCTGCCTGATCTGTACCGGGAGTACAGAGCCAAGTTCGACCCTGATGATGTGCATTTTGACAACATGTACAAGAGGGTGATGGAGGAGAGAGATAGCTCTTATTGTTGAAGATGATAAGAGCTGTATTCTTGAAGAAGTAACTGatacttttattgtttaaaGTACTTTTAAGGATGtatttataacaatataaaGATAGTATAAAATTTCGCTTTTCCTTGATTTTTTCTAAGCGATTTTCGTGTGttcgattaaaatatatcaGGTATGTgaggttaaaaaaatataatacggtACCCAATTATTTCTTTGCCGGACAAGCATCGACTGGCATCGAGTTAATTTaccaattaaattaaagtagcttagttaaaacattttatatgtTATACTTTAATCACGCAACGCCATCTATTGGGAATAAGTGACACTAAATAGTTTTGAAACGTTTCAATAGATTGCATTCCATGTTCAAATTtcaatttactttaaaaataaaaaaaatatttttttccatatttaaaattattttttattacgtgAACAGGTTATAAATTAGAAAGTATTACCAATACCTAATTATTTCTTTGCTGGACGAGCATCGGGTCAATTTATCAAtagacatttttatttattgaccattttattaaaacgtagttaaaataaataagttatactttaacccatcgatcgtggaataacgagacacaacagcttatctattgttatcgcggccggatgccgATCATGAATTAATCAAGCAACGCCATCTATCGTGAATAAGTAACACTGAATAGTTTTGAAACGTTTCAATAGATGACGTTCCATGTTCAAAtttctattatttaaaaaataggtaggtatatttttacataaaaacattaatacataattataagtatatacaGGTTATAAATTAGAAAGTATTACCGCTAAACTTGTTGTTTACTGTTCACCAGGCCCATGATGTAAAAGTCAACAGTGCCGTTGAATTGGGGGCACAATATACACATAGGTAAATGAATTACAGAGTTCAATCCCGTCTGCAGTCGTTGCTGTAAATTTTTTACTCAGAAACGTTTCTGAGTGCTTTATTTAGATATATTATGCTACATAcactcagtgccgtaaatagccttttttgcgccttGTGCGAGCTTATAACTGCACCATTGTTTTTTAACCCCCTTCCAAAAAGAGAagctaatattaattattatgtttgggtgtagattttttttactacattggaaaacctctctggggcgcagcggaaaatacttatcgggagcaataaTTCGAAAGAATAAGATAAAAGGATAAggcctggtctggccattcttgcgcccccccaaagtctacgccctgtgcctgggcaccggtggcaccatggtggcaccgccctatttacggcactgcataCACTTAGGGCTAAATTAA
This DNA window, taken from Aricia agestis chromosome 19, ilAriAges1.1, whole genome shotgun sequence, encodes the following:
- the LOC121736419 gene encoding allergen Tha p 1-like, which gives rise to MNFLILLALACCALAAPDRYKVKIYEDYNAVPLSEIEGIVDCLVHEVSCTPVRDAYRAAYPEVMINACQYCTEELKQGGYHFYNRLSKDLPKKYEELRHHFDPDNKYFDNFYRVLEQSVNKNKV
- the LOC121736420 gene encoding allergen Tha p 1-like, with translation MFALLSILLTLQLVVSDDYHDTLDGIVFEEYSTEQLRDFLHCILDKGPCSDVVASYKKHYPDVVLEECVRCSKCQKHMAVVLFDRMRAELPDLYREYRAKFDPDDVHFDNMYKRVMEERDSSYC